In Caretta caretta isolate rCarCar2 chromosome 18, rCarCar1.hap1, whole genome shotgun sequence, a single genomic region encodes these proteins:
- the SVBP gene encoding small vasohibin-binding protein, whose protein sequence is MEPGGGRKEKPKPKEPGSRLEKAKQKSAQQELKQRQRAEIYALNRVMTELEQQQFDAFCKQMQPSGE, encoded by the exons ATGGAGCCCGGCGGCGGGCGGAAGGAGAAGCCCAAACCCAAGGAGCCCGGCAGCCGCCTGGAGAAGGCCAAGCAGAAATCCGCGCAGCAGGAGCTGAAGCAGAGGCAGAGAgcagag ATCTACGCCCTGAACAGAGTGATGACAGAGCTTGAACAGCAGCAGTTCGATGCCTTCTGCAAGCAGATGCAGCCCTCTGGAGAATGA